In Stanieria sp. NIES-3757, the DNA window TAGTTTTGACACTGTATTTTAATAATTCTTGAGGAGAAGCAAGCAGTTTGATTTTGACTGCTTCAAGTTGCTGATTAGAATTAATCGTAAATTCCCAGCGCACATTAACACTAAATAAAGATGTGTGTACTTTACCTGTAACCTTAATTAATTCAAAATTCTCTTCATTATCTGCCAAATTTTCGCTAATTACGTGCTGAGGTTCTAATTTCATTCCTTTAGCTTCTTTTGCTAAATATGATGCGATCGCTTCTCGTCCTTCTAGAGGAGATTCAAAAGGAGCAAACAAAACCCCGTTTTCAGTAAATAAATTAGCAGTTTCAATAAATTCTTCTTGATTAATCGTGTTAAAATAATCGAAAATAGCTGGTTTAGTAATTCCTGCAATTTGTAAACTAGAGTTAATCATTAATTTTTTTTAATTCAACTTTCTTAGCTTAAAAAAAAGAACCGATTTTTACTTACCCCAAAAGAAAGATTTTGAACGTGAGCTACGTCAATATTTCTAGTTAGCTTTACAACTCATCAATCAAAGTTGCAATTTAAGTACTTCAGCAAATTTATGTGTATGTTTGTCTTTTCTCCTTTGCGTCTGAAGCTTTTAAAGCTTTTGATTACTCCTAGATACTTATGTCACAAAACCTTAACAGTGAAGATATAAAATCGGCAGCTAAGTCTTTTGGTTTTCATAAAGTTGGAATTGCTACCATCAACAACAACTATCAAGATGATGCAGTTGCCCATCTTCAAACGTGGTTAGCTTTGGGATATCATGCAGATTTAAGTTGGATGGCAAACCCGAAACGGAAAAATATTGCTGCTTGTATGCCTGAAGTACGTTCTGTTATCTGTGTTGCACTTAATTATTATACGCCTCATCAACATTCTAATCATCCAGAAGTAGCCAAAATCTCTCGCTATGGCTGGGGAAGAGATTATCACAAAATTATGGAGAAAAAACTCAAAGCCTTAAATAATTGGTTGACAGCACAGCAAGAAGGAATCAAAACTCGTTATTATGCTGATACGGGACCAATCCAAGATAAAGTTTGGGCGCAAAGGGCTGGTATTGGTTGGATTGCTAAAAATGGAAATGTAATTACGCGAGATTACGGTAGTTGGGTATTTTTAGGGGAAATTTTAACTAATTTAGAATTAACTCCTGATCGCCCTCATACTCAACATTGCGGTACTTGTACTCGTTGTCTTGATGCTTGTCCAACTAAGGCAATTACCAAACCTTTTGTGGTCGATGCTAATCGTTGTATCGCCTATCATACCATTGAAAACCGAGCCGAACAATTACCAGATGCGATCGCAGCTAATTTGCAAGGATGGGTAGCTGGATGTGATATTTGTCAAGATGTTTGCCCTTGGAATCAACGTTTTGCTCAAGAAACAGACGTTGAAGATTTTCAGCCCTATCCTGAGAATCTTAACCCGAAATTAACTGAATTAGCCGAAATTTCTGAACCTGAGTGGAATCGTCGTTTTCGGGCTTCAGCTTTAAGAAGAATTAAGTTACCGATGTTACAACGTAATGCTCTAGCTAATTTAAAATCAAAAAAGGAATAGGTCTTAGGATACAATTGAATTTCAGTCCAATTAGTAAATTTTTCTCCTCTTCATAAATACTTGCTTAAAATTAATTAGATGAATGGCAAATTAGTGTTCTTTGATTTTGATGGCACAATAGCTGATAGTTATCAAGCGATTGTTCAGATTAGTAATCAGTTAGCTTCAGAGTTTGGTTATAAGCCAATTAGTGACCAAGAAATTGCCTCGTTAAAAAATTTAAGCTCACGAGAAGTTGTTCAAAAATCAGAAATTTCTATTTTTAAAATTCCTTTTTTAATTAAAAGATTGCAAAAAGAATTAAAGAAGGAAATTATAAATTTAGAACCAATTCACGGTATTGATTTGGTACTACGCCAATTAAAACAACATGATTACCAACTAGGTATTATCACTTCTAATGCCAAAGAAAATGTAGTAGCTTTCCTAGAAAAACATCAATTAAATAATATCTTTGATTTTATTTATTCAGGAACAACTATTTTTGGGAAACACCGCATTATTAACAATATTATTAAACAACATCAAATTGAGCCAAATCAACTTATATATGTAGGTGATGAAACTAGAGATATTAGAGCAGCAAAAAGAAGTAAGGTAATAGCGATCGCAGTTACGTGGGGATTTAATTCGACTGAAATTTTAGCTCACTATCAACCAGACTTTTTAGTTACTACACCAGTAGAATTATTAAGTGCGATCGTTGAAGCAACAACTTCTTGCCAAGAGCAAAATCCAGAACAACGCATTGTTAAGTAAACAGCACTAAGGAGACTCGAAATTCCGCATTATTTAATTTAAATTACTATTATATTAAATAATCAAAATATTTCAGTTACTTAATCTTTAATTCCTAGATAAATATTAGTTTGCTTGCCTACAATAGAGTTATCAAATAATTTTTATAAATTAAACAGGAGGACAAGCCATTTGATTAAAAATCAAGTGCTTGCTAAATCTGTATGGAATCGATTTTAAGTATTTTGTTAGGCTTAGTATTAGTATTAGGAGCTAAAGGATTAAAAATAGATCGAGAATATGAGAGAGGTGTAATCTTTCGCTTAGGACGTTATCAAACTACTAAAGGGCCAGGAATATATTGGATTGTACCTTTGGTAGATCAAAAAGCTAAGATTGATATTCGTACCAAAACTGTAGATATTGCCCCTCAAGAAACTGTTACTGCCGATAGTGTAACGATTAAAGTAAATGCTGTCCTTTACTATCGTATTATCGATCCTTGTAAAGCAATCAACAAAGTAGAAAACTACAATATAGCAGTCTATCAAACTGCAATGACAACTCTCCGCAATGTGGTAGGACAAAATATTCTCGATGATGTGCTGCAAAACCGAGACAAAATTAATTTTAAAGTCCAAGAAATTGTCGATGAAATAACTGAACCTTGGGGAATAGAAATCGAAAGAGTAGAGATGAAAGATGTAGAAATTCCCCAATCTATGCAAAGAGCAATGGCGAAAGAAGCAGAAGCTGTAAGAGAAAAACGCGCCCGTTTAATTAAAGCAACAGCAGAACAAGAAGCATCCCAGAAACTTTCTGAAGCATCTCAAAAAATTTCTGAAAATCCCCTTGCTTTAGAATTGCGACGCTTACAAATGCTCACTGAAATTGGTGCAGAAAATAACACCACTACTTTGATTATGATGCCATCCGATGTGATTACTTTAGCTAAGGAATGGACAAATACACTTCAAACTAAAAGGCAAGCAACTGAAATAGAAAATCTAGAAGAAAAAAGTTAATTTTAATAAATTAAGAATAAATGATAAGAATTATTTGACGTAATTCTAATTACGCTATTTTCGTAATTTACAACTCTTATCTAACAGTTATTTGTTTAATCTATTTATCCCCATTGCCATTGCTGCTCTTGTTGAAGCTCTTGTTCTACCTCCTGAGCTTCGGATGTCATTTCTCTTGCTGCAATTTGATTACCCAAAACCGCTTCTAAATCTTTAGTTAAATCCAGACAAGACATTCCTTTAACTCCCCGTATCTCAATTTTTACCTGTCCGTCTTTTTCGATAAAGACATCAATTTCTTGAAGTTCCATGATTAAATAACTCCTATACTACACGTCGTAACACTAAATGAAGGCGATCGCCTTCTTGGGTTTCTTCACTGGCTAAAGAAAATCCCTGTTCTTCTAATTTGGCTTTGGCTGCATGATAGGCATAAAGTTGAGAAACCTGTTGTAAAAACTGGTCTTGCTTGATGTCTCGAATACCCCACCAGTCGGCGACGATTTCATAGGCATTATCTAACTGGCGAAAGCCAATCTCATAACCTGAGTTTTTGGTAGGGATTTTAATGGCTACAGGTGTTTGAATACCTTGATAACCGCGAATTTGGACATTGCCTTCTTGATAGGCATGACCGAGATCGGATAGTGCTTGTTTGAGATATTCTTTCTCGACTATTTGGGTTTTGATGCTAGTAAAGTGAGACATGGAAAATAGGTAATAATGATTAGTTCTAAGTTAATTTGACGACTGGATAGTCGCGATGGGTGTATTTCTGGGTTTTTAAGTCGCGGGAAGTCATTAGCAATCGTTTGTTACCGTCGATGGAAAACTCCACTTGAAATCTGGATTCCCCTTGAGTTGCTGGAGGTTGGGCATTGAGAAAGGTGGGACTGCTTTCATTCATCCAAAAGCGATCGCGATTGTCTTCTTCTTCGGGAGTAACGGCAGATAGTCTGGCTGCCCCAGAAGGGTCGAAAACTAACTCCATTGGTGCGCTGTTACTGTGTCGTCTACTTTCCCCCATTTCAAAGATGGCTAAACCTAACTGAGTTTGTCCATCGTAGGAAGCTTTTACTGTTAGTCGTGCTAGGGTTTCGGCGGTAGGGTAGGGTGTACCTCGCTTGACTAAAATTCGGTAATCGTAGTCTCCTTTTTCACGGTTGAGGAAGCGAATGGCGTAATCGTGTTGGATGTGGTCGTAAAAATCTACCCCTGCTACAAATGCTGCTGCACCTCTGGCTACAGCATCTAGGGGACGGTTGAGCATTACTCTTTCTTTGCCAAAGATACGTCTGACTGTACGCTGGATGGAGGGAATTTGACTACTGCCACCTACTAGTAAGACGGCTTTAATATCATCTTCCTGATAACCCCGTTCGCGGGCAGAATTAAGAGCGCGACGGATAGTTGTATCTATTTGATTGAAGGCTTCGTTTTCATCGAGTAAATCTTCAAATTTACTACGGCTAAAGTCTGCTGATAAGACTGCACCTGTATTGGGATTCATTACCGTAACATCAGCCCGTTCGTGGGTAGATAATCTGACCTTGGCTCGTTCGCATTCTACTAATAAAGCCCGACTGAGTTGACGCACTTCTTCATCGAGGTCGTCTCGTCCCATTTGTTTGAGTACGTCTTGAAATAACCACTGATCCAAAGTAGCACCACCGAGGTCTAAACCAGCTTTACCCAATACCCGACAGCGACGACCGACTTGGGATTGTTCCGATTCTTCGATTAGTACTACGGCTACATCCAATGTACCGCCACCAAAATCAAAGATCAGATAGACATCTCCTGGTTGAATGTGCGCCCCATAACCCAAAGCAGCAGCCGAGGGTTCGTCGATTAAACGGAAGCGTCTGATGCCAGCAGTTTCGGCAACATCCGCTAGCCAGTTTTCGTAATGTTCAAAGGCTTCAACAGGGACAGTAAAGGCAACTTCTTCATCACCGATATTTAATTCCGTGGCTGCAAATAGCAACACAGTAGATAAAAAATCTTTTCCTGCGTCAAAGTGAGAGATTTGTTTACCATCGAGTTTTCTCTGTACGGGACTGCGGTTGGAGATGTAGCGTTTCATCCAACGAAAAGTGCGATCGCTTTTGAGCAGGTTTTGTTGTTCGACTTGATAACCGAACCATCTTCTGTTGTCGCTGGCGTAGTGAATTTGGGAAGGAATGACGGAGATTTTTTCGTTATCCTGTTGATAGAAATAACCGTAATCGGGTAAGTGAAAGGGAATCCCCGTCTGTTGAGTTTCATCCCATAGGGCAACGACTGTATTGGACGTACCAAAATCAATGGCTAATCTTCCTGGCATAGTTCACTTCATTAACAAGCCTTCAGTTTTAGAGTTCCCTGGAATTAAGTAAAAATAACTTGCTTGGTTAAAGATCCCCTTAAATCTCCCTTAGAAAGCTACGGTCTAGACACAACTCATGTTTTAAGTTATCTGTTGAACTGAATACTGTGTCTAGCCCCTAAATCCACGCCAGTTCCTACAACGGAACGGGGCTTATAAACTCTTGAGGTTTCCTCAAGAGACAGCCCCTCGGGAACCTCCGCAACGGACTGGCTCCCCAAGCTTGGGGGACTTGTAACTGACTTTTAACTCTTTTCCCCCCAGAATTGGGGGCTAGGGGGGCAAAAGATGAGAGTAGCAAGATTTATCAATTTGTGTGTACAGGGTAGTTAGAAAGGAGGACTTTTTCAATATGTATTAGTACTAAAAAATCACAAAAGCCAGTTGTTTGGATCGGAAGTTCTTTGGACGATCCGAAACAGGACATAGATTTAATTAAAGAAAGACTCAAAAAAGCCAAACAACATTATCAAGATCATTATTCTTAAAACAAACCAAAAGGACAAAATTAATGACTGAAGAAATCAAAGTACAAGAAAGTAGTAGTAATGTCTTTGCCGATTTGGAATTACCAAATTCAGATGAGATGTTGGTTAAAGCAGAATTAGCCAGTAAAATCGGCGAAATTATTGAAGTAAGAAATCTAACTCAAATGGATGCAGCAGAAATATTGGGTGTAGATCAGCCTAAAGTATCTGCTTTGATTAGCGGTAAGCTAGCAGGTTTTTCTACAGAAAGGTTATTCAGATTCTTAAATGCTTTAGGTAGTGATGTAGAAATTGTGGTTAAACCCAAACCAGAGTCTCGGACAGCAGCTATAACTACTGTAATTGAGAATTGAATCAACAATGCCGACTAAAGATTATCAAAACGATTTACTCACACGACTAGCTAATCTTAAATATGCAGCAGAATATCTAAAAGCAGCATTTGATGAAACTCTTGCTGATGGAAACAAGGCAGCTTTTTTATTAGCTTTGAAAAATGTAGTTGATGCGACAGGTGCGATGCAAACAGTGGCAAATGAAGCTAAATGAAAGAGCTAAGAGGCAAAAGGGATAATATAGTGAAAAATAAGGATAGAATTCGCGGTACAACTCCAGAAATAGAACAAGCTGCCCAAAAATTAAGAAGAAATCTGACCCCAGCAGAAGCTCGTTTGTGGTCGGAACTGCGAAATAAACAACTCGATGGATTACGTTTTCGCTGTCAGCATCCTGTAGGAAGTTTTATTTTAGATTTTTATTGCCCTTCTTGTAAGTTAGTTGTGGAAGTTGATGGAGAAGTTCACGCTTGTCAGGCTGAATACGACGATGCTAGAACAGCAAAATTAGCAGAATATGGTTATAAAGTTCTGAGATTTAGCAATGAACAGGTGATCAATGATTTACCAACAGTTTTAGCAGAGATTAGGCGTGTTGCTTTTGCGCTTCTCTAGCCTCTCCAAACTGGGTTAGGGTGTAAACACAACAGGTCTTTTCTATTATGGTTCAAGGCTTTTTTGCCCCCTAAATTTGCCAACTTTGGCTAAGGTGTATACATAACTCAGTTCTTAACTTATCTGTCTGATTTTCAAGTTAATTTTGCCCCCTAAATCCCCCAAATTTGGGGGACTTTTAAATGCAGTTCCCCCCAGCATTGGGGGGCTTAAATAAAGTATGTCGAAGTAAAATAATTTATGATAATACAAAATACCTAATTACAAATAATTTAGAATTATATAGACATATTTTGCTCAAAATAACTACGTGGACACCTCCACCCCCGCTTTACGAATCACCTTACCCTGATAAGAAATACCAGCAAATCTCACCACTACCTCCGTACCTTGAGTAATGACAGTACTGGTACTCAAAGGTTCGTGGAGATTGGAGTCAAAAGAGACAGTTTCCCCAACCTGACTGACTATAGTTAAACCATTATCTTCCAAAGTACGGATAAGGCGTTTGGCTACCAGCAAGACATCTTTAGCCTGTACTGGTTTACCTGCTTCTAATAGATGTGCCTGGGTGAGTAGTTGGGTGACGGGTGCAGCAGTATCGGTTAGTAGTTGTTCGATTTGGTTGCCAACGGCAGAGGAAATGTTGTTGCTTTCGCTAGTGCGTTGCTGTTCTAGCTGTTGTTTGAGTTGGTCGATTAATTGGTCGCGTTCTGTTAGTTCTAAACGAAAGTTTTGTATTTCACGTTCTAAGTCTAATACTTTTTTGTGTTCATCATTGGCAGGTGGTTTTTGAAATAATTCTTTTAGCCAGTTCCACATATAATTTAATTCTTATCAATTGCAATGCTTTTATATAAAAAACTTAGGGTAGAGTATTCGCCCAGTCTGTCAAAATTTCCTTTGGATAAACTAAAGTTCTTCCTTCTTGAAGCCAATTTTCGACTAAGTAAGAAATACTATACGTTTGACCATAATTTCGAGCAGCTTTTACATATTCTTCTACTAAATAAGATGGCATTCCTTCTTGTATTGCTTGGTAAGTTAAATTTAGTACTTGTTGACGAACTTCTTCTTTCTGTGAATTGGAAATCATAATTAAAAACAAATAATCGATTTTTTTAATAGTCTTATATTTTAGCTAATACTATTGTTTATAAAAAAATCCTGCCAACGTTTTATAACTTGGTTGGCAAAAGATAAAATTTCATAAATTTCACCTGAATTTAGTTCAATGTAAACTGTATATCCATTTATTGTAATCAAACTATCTACTGTTATCTGATCTTTAGAAACCTTAATTGATGAATTTTGAATGTTTGTTGCATTCGATTTATTTGGTGAATTTAAATAGCGGTGTTTACTAGAATTGCAAATATCTCCACATATACTCAAAATATTTTCATCTTTGTCATTATCTTTGTCATGCACATATTTTTCTACTGCTGTTTTCCAAGATTTATCTGTTTTTTCTTCTTTCAACCAATCTTTGATGTGATAAGCTGTGACTGCAAAATTAAAAATGCTATCAGCTATTAAATTCTGGTCTTGACTATTGATAGCATCTTTTAATCTTTTATATTCCCTCTCTAATTTATCAAGTAAATCTCTAGACTTTTGAAATTCGTATTTTAGATAGTCTTTATTCATTATTACTTTTTTCTTTCTTGGTTATTTAAATAGTGAACGACAAACTTAAAAATAACAATATTTAAATTACCCTTCAATCTTAATATCAAACTCGCCAGCGTTAATTAGTTGAGGTGCATCTTCTACTTCCACATCAAATCGACGATGCCAATTACTCAATTCCTGCATAAATTCCAGCCAGTATCGTTCTTCTTGAGTAATTTCTTTGTTTTTTAATGATTTTTGGATAAATTCTCTATCTTGTTCACTTAGCCGTCCAACAGGTAGATTACCGAGCCGAGGTAAATCTGATGTCCACAGCTTAATCATTCTGTCATTACCACAGCTAACTAGCAGTCGTCCATCAGAACTAAAAACTACGTCTATAACCCCATCAGTGTATTTATTGAAAGTATCAATAGGCTGACCACTGGGCATTTGCCACAGTCTGATCGTGTCCCAACTCCAACTAACCAGTAATTGCCCATCAGGACTAAAAATGGCATCTTCAATTAAATAGGTATGTCCAGCGAGAATAGTCAGGGGTTTGCCATCTGGCATCTGCCATAAACTAATGCTGTTGTTTTTCCAGTTCATTAGTAGTTGTCCATTGGGACTAAAAGTTGCACCAGAAGAATCAACTTGACCATCATACGTGGATTCAGTAAGATTGGCTAAAAATTTGCCATCGGGCATTTGCCACAGTCTGCTCGTTTTGTAACTCCAACCAACCACTAATCGTCCGTCGGGACTAAAAGTTAGATCGTAAATTGTTTCCCAAAACTCTTCATCTGCGGTTAAAGTGTTGAGATGCTTACCCTCTGGCATCTGCCACAGCCTTATCTCTATGTTCCAATTCCAGGCTAGGGGATCATAACTCCAACTTACTAACAGTCGTCCGTCGGGACTAAAGTATGCCTTTTTGTATTTTTTACAAGGAAAATTAGCGATGTGTTTACCGTCAGGCATTTGCCACAGTCTGATATCATCTTTATCTCGAGCCCAGCTAATTAATAGTTGTCCATCAGGGCTGAACTTTACCCCATCAATTAGACGAGTATGTTTTGTGAGATTAGCGATGTGTTTACCGTCGGGCATTTGCCACAGCGTAATAGTTTGATTTATACGCCCCCAGCTAACCATTAGTTGTCCATCGGGACTGAACTTTACCCCCCCAAACCATAATCGTGTTTGAGAGGAATTGTCTTGCAACAAACTAATCCTCCTATTGGGGGGATTTTTTTTAAACACTTTTGGGCAAATTGCGCTAATTTTTCAAACTCAACCTGCCCTTGTTCTTCTTGTGGTAGCCACTTTATCTTAGTTAACTGTTGTAATAACTTCTTACTCCAGATAGCAGGAGCTTGTTGTGCCAACCGCCACATTTCCTCCCATTGCTTATCGTTATTGAGAACTGCTAATGTCGTTTCCCATTCTGCATCGGTCATTGCTCCCAATCGCTTCTTTTGGTTTCCACCAGCAAGAACTTTTAGTAATTCAGCACGACCAGCTTTCCTGATCTGTTCTGTTATTCTTTGGCGTAGCTGCTCATTTCCATGTTCAAAGGCTGCTTGTAAATAAGTATGTTCAAAGTCTAAACTTTCGTACTTGTCCCATTGTTCGGTCAGAAAATAAAATAATGCTCTTTGACTCGGCTC includes these proteins:
- a CDS encoding hypothetical protein (protein of unknown function DUF559); translated protein: MKELRGKRDNIVKNKDRIRGTTPEIEQAAQKLRRNLTPAEARLWSELRNKQLDGLRFRCQHPVGSFILDFYCPSCKLVVEVDGEVHACQAEYDDARTAKLAEYGYKVLRFSNEQVINDLPTVLAEIRRVAFALL
- a CDS encoding DnaK family protein produces the protein MPGRLAIDFGTSNTVVALWDETQQTGIPFHLPDYGYFYQQDNEKISVIPSQIHYASDNRRWFGYQVEQQNLLKSDRTFRWMKRYISNRSPVQRKLDGKQISHFDAGKDFLSTVLLFAATELNIGDEEVAFTVPVEAFEHYENWLADVAETAGIRRFRLIDEPSAAALGYGAHIQPGDVYLIFDFGGGTLDVAVVLIEESEQSQVGRRCRVLGKAGLDLGGATLDQWLFQDVLKQMGRDDLDEEVRQLSRALLVECERAKVRLSTHERADVTVMNPNTGAVLSADFSRSKFEDLLDENEAFNQIDTTIRRALNSARERGYQEDDIKAVLLVGGSSQIPSIQRTVRRIFGKERVMLNRPLDAVARGAAAFVAGVDFYDHIQHDYAIRFLNREKGDYDYRILVKRGTPYPTAETLARLTVKASYDGQTQLGLAIFEMGESRRHSNSAPMELVFDPSGAARLSAVTPEEEDNRDRFWMNESSPTFLNAQPPATQGESRFQVEFSIDGNKRLLMTSRDLKTQKYTHRDYPVVKLT
- the ycf35 gene encoding hypothetical protein YCF35 translates to MSHFTSIKTQIVEKEYLKQALSDLGHAYQEGNVQIRGYQGIQTPVAIKIPTKNSGYEIGFRQLDNAYEIVADWWGIRDIKQDQFLQQVSQLYAYHAAKAKLEEQGFSLASEETQEGDRLHLVLRRVV
- a CDS encoding hypothetical protein (conserved hypothetical protein) — its product is MPTKDYQNDLLTRLANLKYAAEYLKAAFDETLADGNKAAFLLALKNVVDATGAMQTVANEAK
- a CDS encoding iron-sulfur cluster binding protein; the protein is MSQNLNSEDIKSAAKSFGFHKVGIATINNNYQDDAVAHLQTWLALGYHADLSWMANPKRKNIAACMPEVRSVICVALNYYTPHQHSNHPEVAKISRYGWGRDYHKIMEKKLKALNNWLTAQQEGIKTRYYADTGPIQDKVWAQRAGIGWIAKNGNVITRDYGSWVFLGEILTNLELTPDRPHTQHCGTCTRCLDACPTKAITKPFVVDANRCIAYHTIENRAEQLPDAIAANLQGWVAGCDICQDVCPWNQRFAQETDVEDFQPYPENLNPKLTELAEISEPEWNRRFRASALRRIKLPMLQRNALANLKSKKE
- a CDS encoding WD-40 repeat-containing protein, with amino-acid sequence MQDNSSQTRLWFGGVKFSPDGQLMVSWGRINQTITLWQMPDGKHIANLTKHTRLIDGVKFSPDGQLLISWARDKDDIRLWQMPDGKHIANFPCKKYKKAYFSPDGRLLVSWSYDPLAWNWNIEIRLWQMPEGKHLNTLTADEEFWETIYDLTFSPDGRLVVGWSYKTSRLWQMPDGKFLANLTESTYDGQVDSSGATFSPNGQLLMNWKNNSISLWQMPDGKPLTILAGHTYLIEDAIFSPDGQLLVSWSWDTIRLWQMPSGQPIDTFNKYTDGVIDVVFSSDGRLLVSCGNDRMIKLWTSDLPRLGNLPVGRLSEQDREFIQKSLKNKEITQEERYWLEFMQELSNWHRRFDVEVEDAPQLINAGEFDIKIEG
- a CDS encoding putative XRE family transcriptional regulator, with the translated sequence MTEEIKVQESSSNVFADLELPNSDEMLVKAELASKIGEIIEVRNLTQMDAAEILGVDQPKVSALISGKLAGFSTERLFRFLNALGSDVEIVVKPKPESRTAAITTVIEN
- a CDS encoding hypothetical protein (conserved hypothetical protein), whose translation is MESILSILLGLVLVLGAKGLKIDREYERGVIFRLGRYQTTKGPGIYWIVPLVDQKAKIDIRTKTVDIAPQETVTADSVTIKVNAVLYYRIIDPCKAINKVENYNIAVYQTAMTTLRNVVGQNILDDVLQNRDKINFKVQEIVDEITEPWGIEIERVEMKDVEIPQSMQRAMAKEAEAVREKRARLIKATAEQEASQKLSEASQKISENPLALELRRLQMLTEIGAENNTTTLIMMPSDVITLAKEWTNTLQTKRQATEIENLEEKS
- a CDS encoding water-soluble carotenoid protein, with product MINSSLQIAGITKPAIFDYFNTINQEEFIETANLFTENGVLFAPFESPLEGREAIASYLAKEAKGMKLEPQHVISENLADNEENFELIKVTGKVHTSLFSVNVRWEFTINSNQQLEAVKIKLLASPQELLKYSVKTN
- a CDS encoding phosphoglycolate phosphatase — encoded protein: MNGKLVFFDFDGTIADSYQAIVQISNQLASEFGYKPISDQEIASLKNLSSREVVQKSEISIFKIPFLIKRLQKELKKEIINLEPIHGIDLVLRQLKQHDYQLGIITSNAKENVVAFLEKHQLNNIFDFIYSGTTIFGKHRIINNIIKQHQIEPNQLIYVGDETRDIRAAKRSKVIAIAVTWGFNSTEILAHYQPDFLVTTPVELLSAIVEATTSCQEQNPEQRIVK